The following are encoded in a window of Sminthopsis crassicaudata isolate SCR6 chromosome 5, ASM4859323v1, whole genome shotgun sequence genomic DNA:
- the LOC141542804 gene encoding olfactory receptor 6C74, with product MRNHTTVTAFILLGLTDDPELQVVVFLLLFFTYLLSVTGNLTIISLTLLDSHLKTPMYYFLRNFSFLEISFTSVCIPKFLVSMTTGDRTISYNSCAAQLFFTILLGATEFFLLAAMSYDRYVAICKPLHYTTIMSNRVCTMLVLSSWLAGFLIIFPPVIMGLQLDFCADNTIDHFFCDVSPLLQLSCTDTQLLELLTLILAILTLLVTLVLVILSYMNIIRTILRIPSSQQRKKAFSTCSSHMVVVSISYGSCIFMYVKPSAKERVALNKGVAVLSTSVAPMLNPFIYTLRNKQVKEAFKNMAKKIEVFSVK from the coding sequence ATGAGAAATCATACAACAGTGACAGCTTTCATCCTCTTGGGACTGACGGATGATCCAGAATTACAAGTTGTAGTTTTCCTCCTTCTGTTTTTCACCTATTTGTTGAGTGTGACTGGAAACTTGACCATCATCAGCCTCACACTCCTGGATTCACACCTGAAAACCCCCATGTATTACTTTCTCCGGAATTTCTCATTCCTAGAAATCTCTTTCACATCTGTCTGTATCCCTAAATTTCTAGTCAGCATGACAACTGGTGACAGGACAATTTCTTACAATAGCTGTGCAGCCCAATTATTTTTTACTATCCTCCTTGGAGCAACTGAATTTTTCCTTCTAGCTGCCATGTCCTATGATCGCTATGTCGCCATCTGCAAACCATTACACTACACAACTATCATGAGCAACAGAGTCTGTACCATGCTTGTACTCTCTTCCTGGCTGGCTGgattccttattatttttccacCAGTCATTATGGGTCTACAGTTAGATTTCTGTGCTGATAACACTATAGATCATTTCTTCTGTGATGTTTCTCCTCTTCTGCAGCTTTCTTGTACAGATACACAGTTACTAGAACTATTGACTTTGATTTTAGCTATTTTGACACTTTTGGTCACACTTGTGTTAGTGATTCTCTCTTACATGAACATCATCAGGACGATTCTGAGAATCCCCTCCTCCCAGcagagaaaaaaagctttttccaCTTGCTCGTCCCACATGGTGGTTGTCTCTATCTCATATGGTAGCTGTATCTTCATGTATGTCAAACCTTCTGCAAAGGAAAGAGTGGCTCTAAACAAGGGGGTGGCTGTGCTAAGTACTTCAGTAGCACCCATGTTGAATCCTTTCATTTATACCCTAAGAAATAAACAAGTAAAAGAAGCCTTTAAAAATATGGCCAAAAAGATTGAAGTTTTCTCAGTTAAGTAA